The Candidatus Izemoplasma sp. genome has a window encoding:
- a CDS encoding alpha/beta fold hydrolase: MEKELTLVDPYEHDLHCYVWETDVEVKGIIQIIHGAGEHMKRYEHFAKACNEAGFHVIGSDLLGHGLSATKDDRVFFSDSIGFHIVYEGIRTVRDYIEEQYPTLDVILFAHSMGSFFGRYAMIHNHHQYTQAIFSGTGVFSSFKTRVGIVLAKLIALVRGNEYVSDFFNHRILDGHIRHMRRNGLIHRKIDWLTQDRDMIKAFKDDPLTGKPFTIKAQQDVLSIIPEIQNKSLIKAGASSAALLFISGEYDALSDYGNGIKTLCRIYQDSGYSNVHYKVLNNCRHEIINEIERDKHIETILSFIQSNLK, encoded by the coding sequence ATGGAAAAAGAATTGACATTAGTCGATCCGTATGAGCATGATTTACACTGTTACGTGTGGGAAACTGACGTTGAAGTGAAAGGGATTATTCAAATAATCCATGGAGCTGGGGAACATATGAAACGCTATGAGCATTTTGCTAAAGCCTGTAATGAGGCTGGGTTTCATGTGATTGGTAGTGATTTATTAGGACATGGACTCTCCGCTACTAAAGATGATCGTGTCTTTTTCTCAGATTCTATTGGTTTCCATATTGTCTATGAAGGAATCCGAACAGTAAGGGATTATATTGAAGAACAATATCCTACTTTAGATGTTATTTTATTTGCCCATTCAATGGGATCGTTTTTCGGTCGCTATGCGATGATTCATAATCATCATCAGTATACACAAGCTATCTTCTCTGGTACTGGGGTGTTTAGTAGTTTTAAAACCCGTGTTGGTATAGTCCTTGCTAAATTAATTGCGTTGGTCCGTGGCAATGAGTATGTCAGTGATTTCTTTAATCATAGAATCTTAGATGGTCACATCAGACATATGCGTAGAAACGGCTTGATTCATCGCAAAATTGATTGGTTAACGCAAGATCGAGACATGATTAAAGCGTTCAAAGATGATCCTTTAACAGGAAAACCATTTACGATTAAAGCGCAACAAGATGTGTTAAGCATTATTCCCGAAATTCAAAACAAATCATTGATTAAAGCAGGGGCTAGTTCAGCCGCACTACTTTTCATTAGTGGTGAGTATGATGCCTTATCTGATTATGGCAATGGCATTAAGACATTATGTCGGATATATCAAGATTCGGGATATTCTAATGTGCATTATAAGGTCTTAAATAATTGTCGACATGAAATAATCAACGAAATTGAACGCGATAAACACATAGAAACGATTTTATCATTTATTCAGTCCAATTTAAAATGA
- a CDS encoding pitrilysin family protein yields the protein MKTTTYKALQETTYTYQHHSGLSIVVIPKPNFHKTYVTLTTPFGANTTTLHKTDTSIEIPLGTAHFLEHKLFDRDGEELSTKFAKHHASVNAYTQNNQTTYLFSCSEDLKTNLHTLIDLVYEPTFTEKGVSKEISVIAEEIDMYQDDPNAVMYETLMDNMYHNHPIKHRVLGTKESITQITPELLNTVHKQYYHPKEMVMVIAGNVNLETIEDTLHNLIIPYQEKNTTLQETPIQEPTDVVDDTLTLLQKDVFVPHSALGAKLDPSQLSDHHVMKQELIFAMLLELIIGKSTDRYQAWIEKGYINDSFDVDITIEQDTANVLFSCNTPQAEAFLTALDTYLQELDTLTFNETDFLRVKKQILGGFIHALNSIEYIANQFTKYHFLKDDLFNILDYSKTITLDDINHAKAILKDAQTAKILIKK from the coding sequence ATGAAAACAACAACCTATAAAGCGCTCCAAGAAACTACCTACACCTATCAACATCACAGTGGTTTATCTATTGTTGTTATACCGAAACCAAACTTTCATAAAACCTATGTCACTTTAACCACACCCTTTGGTGCGAACACAACGACCCTGCATAAAACAGATACCTCAATTGAAATTCCTTTAGGGACAGCGCATTTCTTAGAACATAAATTATTTGATCGTGATGGGGAAGAACTATCGACAAAGTTTGCGAAACACCATGCGAGTGTTAATGCCTATACACAAAATAATCAAACAACGTATCTCTTTTCCTGTTCTGAGGATCTTAAGACCAATCTACATACATTGATAGATCTCGTCTACGAGCCAACCTTTACAGAAAAAGGTGTGTCCAAGGAAATCAGCGTTATTGCCGAAGAAATTGATATGTATCAAGATGATCCTAACGCGGTCATGTATGAAACATTGATGGATAATATGTATCATAATCATCCGATAAAACACCGTGTTTTAGGGACAAAAGAGAGTATCACACAGATTACACCTGAGTTATTAAACACTGTGCACAAACAGTATTACCATCCCAAAGAGATGGTCATGGTTATTGCTGGAAATGTTAATTTAGAGACGATAGAAGATACGCTACATAATTTAATAATTCCTTATCAAGAAAAAAATACAACATTACAAGAAACTCCCATTCAAGAGCCAACTGACGTTGTGGATGATACCCTTACATTGTTACAGAAAGATGTTTTTGTCCCCCATAGTGCCTTAGGGGCTAAACTTGATCCAAGTCAATTATCGGATCACCATGTCATGAAACAAGAACTCATATTTGCGATGTTGCTTGAACTCATTATAGGTAAAAGCACAGACCGCTATCAAGCATGGATTGAAAAAGGTTATATTAATGACTCTTTTGATGTTGATATTACCATTGAGCAAGACACAGCAAATGTATTATTTAGTTGTAATACACCACAAGCAGAGGCATTCTTAACAGCCCTAGATACTTACTTACAAGAACTGGATACCTTAACGTTTAATGAAACAGATTTCTTGCGTGTGAAAAAGCAAATCCTAGGTGGCTTTATTCATGCCTTGAATAGCATTGAATATATTGCGAACCAATTTACAAAATATCATTTCTTAAAGGATGATTTGTTCAACATACTTGATTATTCTAAAACCATTACCCTCGATGATATCAATCACGCAAAAGCTATCTTAAAGGATGCACAAACTGCTAAAATACTCATAAAAAAATGA
- a CDS encoding pitrilysin family protein, with protein MQQFTSTTNGIHIRGLTTSQFKTSQCQIQFVSPLSNKSAPRRALLAYLLKAVSQDFPTRKQMNHHLESLYASHLRVGVKKVGNAHVITFYLSVINHDFTLEKEDLLEALFKVLSGSLYSPLFDPSIFNEERQALIDYMNEVASDPLKYALLETYNTMYDGDPYHTRSLGTIADLEAVTLEDIHASYQSLIEEDTIYVEYVGNRDEETVTNLVSHYLKPNTVKKAHSFISPSDFSNIQPIDKRLYKPIKQTKLVTSYRVPVTYDHDDYYTLVVLNALLGGGSDSLLFHEVRNNAGLCYFIGSSYDQFKGSVIIYTGIEKSNEEAVLPLINDVIDSIKSTTYQTDHLTIAKKAIITSLISSLDSSYSLLNHLAKGLYFNKPFDPDHAIEAVKRVTQDDIARCAKQLILNVTVIVEGGNDENNNL; from the coding sequence ATGCAACAATTTACATCCACAACAAATGGGATTCACATTAGAGGCTTAACTACATCACAGTTTAAAACCTCACAATGTCAAATTCAATTTGTTAGTCCTTTATCAAACAAAAGCGCTCCGCGACGAGCGCTTCTTGCATATTTATTAAAAGCAGTATCACAAGATTTTCCCACTCGAAAACAGATGAACCATCACTTAGAATCACTTTATGCATCACATCTACGTGTTGGTGTGAAAAAAGTTGGTAATGCCCATGTTATCACCTTTTACCTATCCGTCATTAATCACGACTTTACGTTAGAAAAAGAAGATTTATTAGAAGCGTTATTTAAGGTTCTTAGTGGCAGTCTCTATTCGCCATTATTTGACCCATCAATATTTAATGAAGAACGGCAAGCGTTAATTGACTATATGAATGAAGTCGCGTCTGATCCATTAAAATATGCCCTTTTAGAAACTTATAATACAATGTATGATGGTGATCCTTATCATACACGTTCACTCGGTACTATCGCAGATTTAGAAGCTGTAACCTTAGAGGATATACACGCAAGTTACCAATCACTCATTGAAGAAGATACGATCTATGTAGAATATGTTGGTAACCGTGACGAAGAGACAGTCACAAACTTAGTATCACACTATTTAAAACCCAACACAGTGAAAAAAGCCCATTCTTTTATCAGTCCATCTGATTTTTCAAATATCCAACCAATTGATAAAAGACTGTATAAACCCATCAAACAAACCAAACTAGTTACCAGTTATCGTGTCCCAGTCACATACGATCATGATGACTACTACACCTTAGTCGTATTAAACGCGTTACTTGGTGGTGGCAGTGATAGTCTACTCTTTCATGAAGTAAGAAATAACGCAGGATTATGTTATTTTATAGGCTCGAGTTATGATCAGTTTAAAGGGAGTGTCATTATTTATACCGGCATTGAGAAATCAAACGAAGAAGCGGTATTACCATTAATTAATGATGTTATTGATTCGATTAAATCAACTACTTACCAAACAGATCACCTTACTATTGCGAAAAAAGCGATTATCACATCTCTAATATCAAGTCTAGATTCTAGTTATAGCTTACTCAATCATTTAGCTAAGGGCTTATACTTTAATAAGCCATTTGATCCAGATCATGCGATTGAAGCTGTTAAGCGTGTGACTCAAGATGATATAGCAAGATGTGCAAAACAACTCATCTTAAATGTGACGGTTATTGTAGAAGGGGGTAACGATGAAAACAACAACCTATAA
- the deoD gene encoding purine-nucleoside phosphorylase codes for MATPHIEAKKDDIAKTVLMPGDPLRAKFIAETFLEDVTKFNNVRNMFGYTGTYNGKRISVMGSGMGMPSIGIYSYELFKFYDVENIIRIGSAGAYTDELDLYDVVLVDRAWSESTFASTQGDIDHVEYTYPSTALNQQLAKYAKSLEIDIHKGTIHSSDVFYRENFDEFKTIHKNKGCIAVEMESFALFHNANVTGKNAACLLTISDNLVTKEETSSEERQNAFTNMMKIALEMAE; via the coding sequence ATGGCAACACCACATATTGAAGCAAAAAAGGATGACATCGCAAAAACAGTATTAATGCCTGGCGATCCATTACGGGCTAAATTTATTGCTGAAACATTTTTAGAAGATGTGACTAAATTTAATAATGTCCGTAACATGTTTGGCTATACTGGAACATATAACGGCAAACGAATCAGTGTTATGGGAAGCGGTATGGGGATGCCAAGTATTGGTATCTATAGTTATGAATTATTTAAATTTTATGATGTCGAAAACATTATCCGTATTGGTAGTGCGGGTGCTTATACTGACGAACTAGATTTATATGATGTTGTGTTAGTTGACCGTGCTTGGAGCGAATCAACATTCGCATCCACACAGGGAGATATTGATCATGTTGAATATACCTACCCATCTACTGCGTTAAATCAACAATTAGCTAAATATGCAAAATCATTAGAGATTGATATCCATAAAGGTACCATTCATTCTAGTGATGTGTTCTATCGTGAAAACTTTGACGAGTTCAAGACCATCCATAAAAATAAAGGATGTATTGCCGTTGAAATGGAGTCGTTTGCGCTCTTCCACAATGCCAACGTTACAGGGAAAAACGCGGCTTGTTTACTAACTATTTCAGATAATCTTGTGACAAAAGAAGAAACATCAAGTGAAGAACGCCAAAATGCGTTCACAAATATGATGAAAATTGCCTTAGAAATGGCTGAATAA
- the deoC gene encoding deoxyribose-phosphate aldolase codes for MKTNKLIDHTYLKAVGTAHEIDAIIDEAKRYDFKSVCVNPTWVQKAKRALKDTDVLVCTVVGFPLGANTTETKVFEAKDALTKGADEIDMVLNIGAAKAHDYGFITDEVNAVKEACGDHTLKVILETCYLTDEEIKEAGKAAIDGGADFIKTSTGFGTGGATVKHVKIMKSVAKDKEVKASGGVRSLEDLNNMVDAGATRIGASSGVKIMEGKQSEEAY; via the coding sequence ATGAAAACGAATAAACTAATTGATCATACGTACTTAAAAGCTGTTGGTACGGCACATGAAATTGATGCCATTATCGATGAAGCTAAACGGTATGATTTTAAAAGTGTTTGTGTTAACCCAACATGGGTGCAAAAGGCGAAACGGGCATTAAAAGATACCGATGTATTAGTCTGTACGGTTGTTGGATTTCCACTTGGCGCAAACACAACTGAGACAAAAGTATTTGAAGCAAAAGATGCCTTAACAAAAGGCGCAGATGAAATTGATATGGTTTTAAATATTGGTGCTGCGAAAGCACATGACTATGGATTTATCACAGATGAAGTAAACGCTGTAAAAGAGGCTTGTGGCGATCACACATTAAAAGTGATCTTAGAGACCTGTTATCTGACAGATGAAGAGATTAAAGAAGCCGGTAAAGCTGCAATAGACGGTGGGGCAGACTTCATTAAAACCTCAACTGGATTTGGCACTGGTGGCGCTACGGTAAAACATGTTAAAATAATGAAATCAGTCGCAAAAGATAAAGAAGTCAAAGCCTCAGGTGGCGTAAGAAGTCTAGAAGACTTAAATAACATGGTCGATGCAGGCGCTACACGTATTGGTGCAAGTAGTGGTGTTAAAATCATGGAAGGTAAACAATCTGAGGAGGCATATTAA
- the ileS gene encoding isoleucine--tRNA ligase, translating into MSKDYKDTLQLPKTDFPMRGNLGNKEPEMQKAWEDMDLYQKRLDKNKGNTEYVLHDGPPYANGDIHIGHALNKILKDFVVRYKSMRGFYTRYVPGWDTHGLPIETALVKHKKVKRHELSKAEFRKQCEAYAYEQVDRQRDQFKRLGVLGEWDNPYVTLKPKYEASQLRIFADMVEKGLIFKGLKPIFWSPSSETALAEAEIEYHDVKDPSIYVGMDAVDTLGKFDFDFKFLIWTTTPWTIPANLAIAVGDHILYSFVKVDNDTVYLVATELINELKDILGWETVETLQDVKGYELENMTYKHPLYDRVSPVVLGHHVSTDGGTGLVHTAPGHGEDDFIIGQNYGLDVLCPVDEKGYMTEEAGQYKGQFILECNDSVINDLKALGALLKVKTITHSYPHDWRTKKPVIFRATDQWFASIESLKDDMIKEIHTINWVPKWGEKRMENMVKDRKAWCISRQRTWGVPIPVFYAEDGTAILDKDVINHVADIFSEEGTNAWFSHSAEELLPEGFTHPGSPNGTFTKETDILDVWFDSGTSHHGGMKDFGLPYPSDLYLEGSDQYRGWFNSSLSTGVAHTGKSPYKACLTHGFVLDGDGRKMSKSIGNVVDPLKVMKQMGADILRLWVASVDYQSDVRISNKMMRQISESYRKIRNTIRFMLGNLKNFNPDTDRVAYDDLAEIDQYMVQKMNILTKTTLERFDHFEFDGVYRDITNFVTRELSAFYLDFTKDILYIEKEDDHARRSIQTVLYDMTLDLLRLLTVFLPHTTHQAYPHLPHAKEAHVYLENMPEVKTFDNPELVDKYDRFMKIRDNVLKALETARNNKVIGKSFNAKLTLYPEGDTKTFLEGLDVNLGQVFIVSQFEMAEGTGEYTFDELSIDVEKAEGHTCERCWQVVPEVDDGLCDRCHSIVHD; encoded by the coding sequence ATGAGTAAAGACTACAAAGACACTTTACAGTTACCAAAAACAGACTTTCCAATGCGCGGAAACCTCGGTAACAAAGAACCAGAGATGCAAAAAGCATGGGAAGACATGGATTTGTATCAAAAGCGGTTAGACAAAAATAAAGGGAATACGGAGTACGTATTACATGATGGCCCACCGTACGCAAATGGTGATATTCATATTGGCCATGCCTTAAACAAAATATTAAAAGACTTTGTTGTTCGGTATAAAAGTATGCGTGGATTTTATACACGCTATGTACCGGGATGGGATACCCATGGATTACCGATTGAAACAGCTTTAGTTAAACATAAAAAAGTTAAACGCCATGAACTGAGCAAGGCAGAGTTTAGAAAACAATGCGAAGCGTATGCTTATGAACAAGTTGATCGTCAGCGCGACCAATTTAAGCGCTTAGGTGTGCTTGGTGAATGGGATAATCCGTATGTGACATTAAAACCGAAATATGAGGCATCACAACTACGGATTTTTGCTGATATGGTTGAAAAAGGATTAATCTTTAAAGGTCTCAAGCCAATCTTCTGGAGTCCATCAAGTGAAACCGCACTTGCAGAAGCAGAAATTGAGTATCACGATGTTAAAGATCCTTCAATCTATGTTGGAATGGATGCAGTGGATACCTTAGGAAAATTTGATTTTGACTTTAAATTTCTTATTTGGACAACCACGCCATGGACAATTCCAGCCAATTTAGCCATTGCGGTAGGTGACCACATCTTATATTCATTTGTTAAAGTGGATAATGATACCGTATACTTAGTCGCAACAGAACTTATTAATGAACTCAAAGATATCCTTGGATGGGAAACTGTTGAAACCCTCCAAGACGTTAAAGGGTATGAATTAGAAAACATGACCTATAAACATCCCCTATATGATCGCGTCAGTCCTGTTGTTTTAGGACACCACGTGTCGACTGATGGGGGAACAGGCCTTGTTCATACCGCACCAGGACATGGTGAAGATGACTTCATCATTGGCCAAAATTATGGATTAGATGTCTTATGTCCGGTCGATGAAAAAGGATATATGACTGAAGAAGCGGGTCAATATAAAGGCCAGTTTATCTTAGAGTGTAACGATAGTGTTATCAATGATTTAAAAGCTTTGGGTGCACTCTTGAAAGTCAAAACCATCACCCATAGTTACCCACATGATTGGCGAACTAAAAAACCAGTCATCTTTCGAGCAACTGATCAATGGTTCGCATCAATTGAGTCATTAAAAGATGACATGATTAAAGAAATCCATACTATTAATTGGGTCCCTAAATGGGGCGAAAAACGAATGGAAAACATGGTCAAAGACCGCAAGGCGTGGTGTATTAGTCGACAACGTACTTGGGGTGTCCCAATCCCTGTGTTTTATGCAGAAGACGGGACTGCGATCCTTGATAAAGATGTCATCAATCACGTTGCTGATATCTTCAGTGAAGAAGGAACTAACGCTTGGTTTAGCCATAGCGCAGAAGAATTACTGCCTGAAGGGTTCACCCATCCAGGTAGTCCAAATGGCACTTTTACAAAAGAAACAGATATCTTAGATGTATGGTTTGATAGTGGTACAAGTCACCATGGTGGTATGAAAGACTTTGGTCTGCCATATCCGAGTGATTTATACTTAGAAGGTAGTGACCAATACCGTGGTTGGTTTAACAGTAGTTTATCAACCGGTGTTGCGCATACTGGAAAAAGCCCATACAAAGCGTGTTTAACCCACGGATTTGTACTTGATGGTGATGGTCGTAAGATGAGTAAATCCATCGGTAATGTGGTTGATCCATTAAAAGTGATGAAACAAATGGGCGCAGATATCTTACGTTTATGGGTAGCAAGCGTCGATTACCAAAGCGATGTCCGGATTAGCAACAAAATGATGCGTCAAATTAGTGAATCTTACCGGAAAATCCGTAATACAATTCGCTTTATGCTAGGAAACTTAAAGAATTTTAATCCAGACACAGACCGAGTAGCATATGATGATTTAGCAGAAATTGATCAGTATATGGTCCAAAAGATGAACATCTTAACCAAAACAACGTTAGAGCGTTTTGATCACTTTGAATTTGATGGGGTTTATCGTGATATTACTAACTTTGTCACACGTGAACTGTCTGCGTTCTACCTTGATTTTACAAAAGATATCTTATATATCGAAAAAGAAGATGATCATGCAAGACGTTCTATCCAAACGGTTCTATATGATATGACATTAGATTTATTACGCTTATTAACTGTCTTCTTACCCCATACAACACACCAAGCCTATCCGCATTTACCACATGCAAAAGAAGCCCATGTCTATTTAGAAAACATGCCAGAGGTTAAAACGTTTGATAACCCTGAGTTAGTTGACAAATACGACCGTTTCATGAAGATACGAGATAATGTTCTAAAAGCGCTTGAAACTGCCCGTAACAATAAAGTGATCGGTAAAAGTTTCAATGCAAAATTAACCTTGTATCCTGAGGGAGACACAAAAACCTTCTTAGAGGGATTAGATGTGAACCTAGGTCAAGTCTTTATCGTTTCCCAGTTTGAAATGGCTGAAGGTACTGGCGAATACACATTCGATGAATTATCAATTGATGTTGAAAAAGCAGAAGGACATACTTGTGAACGTTGTTGGCAAGTAGTTCCTGAGGTTGATGACGGATTATGTGATCGTTGTCATTCAATTGTTCATGATTAA
- a CDS encoding YlmH/Sll1252 family protein, with the protein MNQKAFHQEIHAILANKTPHITHFLTEEEQAIISQITKGNNVDFAGGFLNPSRQRAYFFTDIKEDITCLRLTLKNPYAKLTHPKILGSLMGLEIARDRVGDIIAEKGLVYVTNDVKDTLRYRLEKIGKSPVHVTEIDGSAIEKTVSLRPFNIIVSSMRLDVIVAAILHTSRSKSQSFIKNNHVKINHFPTDDSKQMLAIDDILSIHREGRFVIMETLKTTRKGKYLLKIGKYT; encoded by the coding sequence ATGAATCAAAAAGCATTCCACCAAGAAATCCATGCTATACTAGCGAATAAAACACCCCACATCACCCATTTCTTAACCGAAGAAGAACAAGCTATTATCAGTCAAATCACGAAAGGGAACAATGTTGACTTTGCTGGGGGATTTCTAAACCCATCGCGACAACGCGCCTACTTTTTTACTGATATCAAAGAAGATATCACGTGTTTGCGTCTTACATTAAAGAACCCTTACGCCAAATTAACCCATCCTAAAATACTGGGCAGTCTTATGGGACTTGAGATTGCGCGTGACAGAGTCGGTGATATTATCGCAGAAAAGGGATTGGTTTATGTCACAAATGATGTAAAAGATACCCTACGTTACCGATTAGAAAAGATTGGTAAAAGTCCTGTCCATGTGACTGAGATTGATGGATCAGCGATTGAAAAAACCGTTTCCTTAAGACCATTCAACATTATTGTAAGTTCGATGCGTCTTGATGTCATTGTCGCAGCAATTTTACATACCTCGCGTAGTAAAAGCCAATCATTTATCAAAAACAATCATGTAAAAATTAACCATTTTCCAACTGATGACAGTAAACAAATGCTTGCTATTGATGATATTTTATCAATCCATCGTGAAGGCCGGTTTGTCATCATGGAGACATTAAAAACGACAAGAAAAGGGAAATATCTACTAAAAATTGGAAAATATACTTAA
- a CDS encoding YggT family protein, which yields MLYYLLFGAYWLLRIYFYVLIAYVLLSWFPEFRQSKFYLYIYRLANPYMRIFRGLLVFGQMDFTPILGFILYQWGLDTLQQALFLMGS from the coding sequence ATGCTTTATTATTTATTATTTGGCGCATACTGGTTATTGCGCATTTATTTCTATGTTCTCATCGCTTATGTTTTACTCTCATGGTTCCCTGAGTTTAGACAATCTAAGTTTTATCTTTATATTTATCGTTTAGCCAATCCATATATGCGGATATTCCGCGGCTTATTGGTATTTGGCCAAATGGATTTTACCCCGATTTTAGGATTTATTTTATATCAGTGGGGTCTCGATACCTTACAACAAGCGCTTTTCTTGATGGGTAGCTAA
- a CDS encoding cell division protein SepF, producing MFFKRKKAIDRVQFIKMSKDIDIYKLGDRLLKGIPLVINFEDYNAIEANKVITFLSGITYAIDGEVEVIQQYIFLFATKQDYKDGTLRDFVQQYKE from the coding sequence ATGTTTTTTAAACGAAAGAAAGCCATAGACCGTGTGCAGTTTATTAAAATGAGTAAGGATATTGACATCTATAAACTAGGCGATCGACTCTTAAAAGGCATTCCTCTTGTCATAAACTTTGAAGATTATAATGCCATTGAAGCGAACAAGGTTATCACCTTTTTAAGTGGTATCACCTACGCCATTGATGGCGAAGTTGAAGTTATTCAACAATATATCTTCTTATTCGCAACAAAACAAGATTACAAAGATGGCACACTAAGAGACTTTGTACAACAATATAAGGAGTAA
- a CDS encoding YggS family pyridoxal phosphate-dependent enzyme — translation MKIIANKVLNELKETPVTLVAATKYFTPDKMRELYHQGVKHFGENRVSALLAKQEALADLDITWHFIGTLQTKKIKKMINQIDYLHSIHKLKTAKEVNKRRKTPLNCFLQVNISDEENKHGFSKDAVVDAVKAIEPLPNVNLIGLMGMASHTDDESVINQQFQILNDLQDTIKETLNISLDRLSIGMSNDYKIALRHNSSFIRLGSVLFKEEV, via the coding sequence ATGAAGATTATTGCAAACAAAGTATTAAATGAACTGAAAGAGACCCCTGTTACTTTAGTTGCTGCAACCAAATATTTTACACCTGATAAGATGCGTGAACTGTATCATCAAGGTGTTAAACATTTTGGTGAAAATAGAGTCAGTGCTTTATTAGCTAAACAAGAGGCATTAGCTGATTTAGATATCACCTGGCATTTTATTGGAACATTGCAAACCAAGAAAATTAAAAAAATGATTAATCAGATTGATTATCTGCATTCGATTCATAAATTGAAGACCGCTAAAGAAGTGAATAAACGTCGTAAAACACCACTAAACTGTTTTCTTCAGGTGAATATCAGTGATGAAGAGAATAAACATGGCTTTAGCAAAGATGCGGTTGTGGATGCTGTGAAAGCCATTGAACCATTACCTAATGTTAATCTCATTGGCCTTATGGGAATGGCATCACATACTGATGATGAATCTGTAATCAATCAACAGTTTCAAATCTTAAACGATTTACAAGATACGATTAAAGAAACATTAAACATCTCCTTAGACAGATTATCTATCGGGATGAGTAATGATTATAAAATAGCGCTAAGGCACAATTCTAGTTTTATTAGACTAGGTAGTGTATTATTTAAAGAAGAGGTGTAA
- the ftsZ gene encoding cell division protein FtsZ: protein MFESMDNFNQKPTIKVIGVGGGGGNAVNRMIENEVQGVEFVAINTDAQVLRLSKADSRIQIGKMLTRGLGAGADPDIGRRAAIESEDELRELLNDTDMVFITAGMGGGTGTGAAPVIAKIAREAGCLTIGIVTKPFSFEGRRRVATALEGLDALKPYVDTLIVVPNDRLLYIVDRSTSMLEAFREADKVLRQGVQGIAEIITVPGLINVDFADVKTVMKDKGTALMGIGIASGENRAIEATKKAIHSPLLDANIDGATDAVVNITSDVNVALWEINEAVEAIQNASSTEINIIYGATVNQDIDEEIIVTVIATGFDENKVTFSDIGTGEYEDETPQEVIEEETTSKKKKSKPKDNDDDEEEPSKTSIPSWLKSRFK, encoded by the coding sequence ATGTTTGAGTCAATGGATAACTTTAATCAAAAGCCTACAATTAAAGTAATCGGTGTTGGTGGTGGCGGAGGTAACGCTGTGAACCGAATGATTGAAAACGAGGTTCAAGGTGTTGAATTTGTTGCGATCAATACAGACGCACAAGTATTAAGACTTTCAAAAGCAGACTCACGTATTCAAATTGGTAAAATGTTAACACGTGGACTCGGTGCTGGGGCTGATCCAGATATTGGACGACGTGCCGCCATTGAATCAGAAGATGAGTTGCGTGAGTTATTGAATGATACGGATATGGTTTTTATTACCGCTGGGATGGGTGGCGGAACCGGGACAGGTGCTGCGCCAGTCATTGCTAAAATCGCACGTGAAGCCGGATGTCTAACCATTGGTATCGTTACAAAACCGTTCAGTTTTGAAGGACGTCGTCGCGTGGCTACTGCCCTTGAAGGATTAGATGCTTTAAAACCGTATGTCGACACACTTATAGTTGTGCCTAACGATCGTTTACTTTATATTGTCGACCGATCAACAAGTATGTTAGAAGCATTTAGAGAAGCTGACAAAGTATTACGCCAAGGGGTTCAAGGTATTGCCGAAATCATTACCGTACCTGGCTTAATCAATGTTGACTTTGCGGATGTTAAAACTGTTATGAAAGACAAAGGAACGGCGCTAATGGGGATTGGAATTGCTAGTGGAGAGAATCGTGCCATTGAAGCAACCAAAAAAGCCATTCACTCGCCTCTTTTAGACGCGAATATTGATGGTGCTACAGATGCTGTGGTTAACATTACGAGTGACGTTAATGTTGCCTTATGGGAAATCAATGAAGCGGTTGAAGCCATCCAAAACGCAAGTTCTACAGAAATTAATATTATTTATGGAGCAACCGTCAATCAAGATATCGATGAGGAAATCATTGTAACTGTCATCGCAACTGGTTTCGATGAAAATAAAGTGACCTTTAGTGATATTGGTACTGGTGAATATGAAGACGAAACACCACAAGAAGTCATTGAAGAAGAAACCACGTCTAAGAAAAAGAAATCAAAACCTAAAGATAATGACGATGATGAAGAAGAACCATCAAAAACTTCAATTCCATCGTGGTTAAAATCTCGATTTAAATAA